One Mercurialis annua linkage group LG3, ddMerAnnu1.2, whole genome shotgun sequence DNA window includes the following coding sequences:
- the LOC126673213 gene encoding molybdopterin biosynthesis protein CNX1-like — MISVEEALATVLKVAERLQPITVPLHDALGKVLAEDVLAPDPLPPYPASIKDGYAVVSSDGPGEYPVVTESRAGNDGLGVTLTPGTVAYVTTGGPIPDGADAVVQVEDTEQLHNSKRVRILVKTIKGADIRPVSLFYRVATLRKMLLC, encoded by the exons ATGATATCAGTGGAAGAAGCTCTTGCTACGGTTCTGAAAGTAGCTGAGCGGCTGCAACCAATCACAGTCCCACTCCACGATGCTCTTGGCAAGGTGTTGGCAGAGGATGTTCTGGCCCCTGATCCTTTACCTCCTTACCCAGCTTCCATCAAG GATGGTTATGCTGTAGTTTCTTCCGATGGCCCCGGTGAATATCCCGTCGTTACGGAATCCAGAGCCGGAAATGATGGCCTTGGCGTTACTCTCACTCCTGGCACTGTAGCTTATGTCACTACTGGAG GTCCAATACCTGATGGCGCAGATGCAGTTGTTCAGGTTGAGGACACTGAACAACTTCACAATTCTAAACGAGTTCGTATATTGGTTAAAACTATTAAAGGTGCTGATATTCGACCTGTG TCTTTGTTTTACAGGGTTGCGACATTGAGAAAGATGCTGTTGTGTTAA